One Sodalinema gerasimenkoae IPPAS B-353 DNA segment encodes these proteins:
- a CDS encoding class I SAM-dependent methyltransferase — MTACSNPDLVTAIREQILHSREQRISFADYMAAALYHPQQGYYARGAKLGASGDFVTSSHLSADFGELLAEQFIEVWRFLGCPKRFDLVEMGAGQGILAVDILRYIKRNKPDFFEAITYTIIEKSAVLRQQQRKIQGANLSWKTWDDLAAESLEGCLFSNELVDAFPVHRLQRKQGQWRECYVSWDEAIGFQETLGPLSTPALATYFEQVGVNPEELPDGYTTEVNLAALSWLETLARKLKRGYVITIDYGYEAQRYYHPQRSQGTLQCYRQHRHHDDPYGFVGEQDITAHVDFTALQRQGDRCGLDYEGFTPQALFLMALGLGDRLAALGQGNQAATAADIVRVMQRREVLHGLFDPQGLGGFGVLVQSKGLEADRPPLKGLTTPRMS, encoded by the coding sequence ATGACTGCTTGTTCTAATCCTGATTTAGTTACCGCGATTCGCGAGCAAATTCTCCACAGCCGCGAGCAGCGAATTTCTTTTGCGGACTATATGGCGGCGGCCCTCTATCATCCTCAGCAGGGCTATTATGCACGGGGGGCGAAGCTCGGAGCTAGTGGTGATTTTGTCACCTCGTCTCATTTAAGTGCTGATTTTGGTGAGTTGTTGGCGGAGCAATTTATTGAGGTTTGGAGGTTTTTGGGTTGCCCTAAACGCTTTGATTTAGTAGAAATGGGAGCCGGCCAAGGAATTTTGGCGGTTGACATTTTGCGCTATATCAAACGGAATAAACCTGATTTTTTTGAAGCAATTACCTATACAATTATTGAAAAATCAGCCGTATTACGTCAGCAACAACGAAAAATCCAAGGAGCTAACCTATCTTGGAAAACTTGGGATGATCTCGCCGCTGAGTCCCTAGAGGGCTGTTTGTTTTCCAATGAATTAGTCGATGCTTTTCCCGTGCATCGCCTACAACGAAAACAGGGACAATGGCGGGAATGTTATGTGAGTTGGGATGAGGCCATCGGCTTTCAGGAGACTCTCGGCCCCCTCTCAACTCCGGCCTTAGCGACCTATTTTGAGCAGGTGGGAGTGAATCCTGAGGAGTTACCCGATGGATATACCACCGAGGTCAATTTGGCGGCCTTGTCTTGGTTAGAGACCCTGGCCCGGAAACTCAAACGGGGTTATGTCATTACCATTGATTATGGCTACGAGGCTCAGCGTTACTATCATCCCCAGCGATCGCAAGGAACCCTACAATGCTATCGCCAGCATCGGCATCATGATGACCCCTATGGCTTTGTGGGGGAACAGGATATTACGGCCCATGTGGACTTTACCGCTCTGCAACGTCAGGGCGATCGCTGCGGCTTAGATTACGAAGGATTTACCCCCCAGGCTCTATTCTTGATGGCCCTAGGATTGGGCGATCGCCTCGCGGCCCTCGGTCAAGGAAACCAAGCGGCAACCGCCGCCGATATTGTGCGGGTGATGCAGCGTCGAGAGGTGCTACATGGTCTATTCGATCCCCAAGGTTTGGGTGGATTCGGGGTTTTGGTGCAATCCAAGGGATTAGAAGCCGATCGCCCCCCCCTAAAAGGACTCACCACTCCCAGAATGTCTTAG
- a CDS encoding DUF3134 family protein, which yields MIDPMNPSLRQLPRHEQAELIPANNETSLLEWLQATGRLIPREEEERSARKEELEELGLIGEEDDGYTDTDTDDSDDEDV from the coding sequence ATGATCGACCCGATGAATCCCTCCCTGCGTCAACTTCCCCGTCATGAACAAGCGGAGTTGATTCCTGCCAATAATGAAACCTCTCTCTTAGAATGGCTCCAAGCCACAGGGCGATTGATTCCTCGGGAGGAAGAGGAACGCTCCGCCCGTAAAGAAGAACTCGAAGAACTCGGTCTAATTGGCGAAGAAGATGATGGGTATACTGACACGGATACCGATGATAGCGACGACGAGGACGTCTAG